Proteins from a genomic interval of Symmachiella macrocystis:
- a CDS encoding phytanoyl-CoA dioxygenase family protein — MDNNSLLRTFRTSGFCVIDNVIPNDRCDEIRSRIEATVKRECGQYESPQGVDFVPGLINHDQSFAPYLAEPRLLEFVQQVLGEQVRISFTSAIINQPGNVRGKWHADWPFNQNNAGHVQAPYGDAVLHLTTLWMLSPFDAGNGGTLVVPGSHRISTNPTDPACGVESEAPHPQEVHVAGAAGSVLVFDSRLWHTTAPNSASNARVALAVRYAPWWLNLEVLRPESDLRKQMVTEPGASENLVPSVDPAVYKKLPANVQPLYRHWIRPQP; from the coding sequence ATGGACAACAATTCGTTATTGCGGACGTTTCGAACGAGCGGGTTTTGTGTGATCGACAATGTGATCCCCAATGACCGCTGCGACGAAATTCGTAGTCGTATCGAAGCGACGGTCAAGCGCGAATGCGGCCAATATGAGTCGCCTCAGGGTGTCGATTTTGTTCCGGGTTTGATCAACCACGATCAATCGTTCGCCCCCTATTTAGCTGAACCACGGTTATTGGAATTCGTGCAGCAGGTGCTCGGCGAGCAGGTGCGAATTTCGTTCACCTCGGCCATTATCAATCAGCCGGGAAACGTTCGCGGCAAATGGCACGCCGACTGGCCGTTCAACCAGAACAACGCCGGGCATGTCCAGGCGCCTTATGGCGATGCGGTGCTACACCTGACCACATTGTGGATGCTCTCACCCTTTGATGCCGGCAACGGCGGCACCTTGGTTGTTCCCGGCAGCCATCGTATTTCCACCAATCCCACCGACCCTGCTTGCGGTGTCGAGAGCGAAGCGCCGCACCCCCAAGAGGTCCATGTCGCCGGCGCCGCCGGCAGCGTGTTGGTTTTCGATAGCCGCTTGTGGCACACCACCGCACCGAACAGTGCCTCGAATGCGCGCGTCGCGCTAGCGGTCCGCTACGCCCCCTGGTGGTTGAATCTTGAAGTCTTGCGTCCTGAATCCGACCTGCGAAAACAAATGGTCACCGAGCCTGGAGCCAGCGAAAACCTCGTCCCCTCCGTCGATCCCGCGGTCTACAAAAAACTACCCGCCAACGTCCAACCACTCTACCGCCATTGGATCCGACCGCAGCCGTAG
- a CDS encoding fumarylacetoacetate hydrolase family protein yields MPCRTSMFQICKLSTMFVVVSLAFQGLSRAEDGPANKKFARIKVGDKTTFAIVEGDQVREIKGNLFRKWEKTDTTHALKDVKILVPTTARHVFAMAGNYKSHLSGAEVPKKFQIPQPFFKSPSSLLPEGGVIRIPPGDENVHYEAELVVVIGKRAKNVPVEKAMDYVFGLTCGNDVSARTWQNDAETKDVQWWRGKGADTFGPCGPFIVQGLDPSNLKMTLRLNGEVRQEESTSQLLHDVPSTVSFISKHVTLLPGDLIFTGTPGKTDRMKSGDVVEVEIEGIGILRNTVAKKGERVKGAKGKKRKRKKD; encoded by the coding sequence ATGCCCTGCCGCACATCGATGTTTCAGATCTGTAAACTCTCCACGATGTTTGTCGTAGTCAGTCTGGCATTTCAAGGACTCAGTCGCGCGGAGGACGGACCGGCCAACAAAAAATTTGCGAGAATCAAGGTGGGAGACAAAACCACCTTTGCGATTGTCGAAGGGGACCAGGTGCGGGAGATCAAGGGCAACCTGTTTCGCAAATGGGAAAAAACCGACACCACCCACGCGCTGAAAGACGTCAAAATCTTAGTTCCCACAACGGCGCGACACGTCTTCGCCATGGCTGGCAATTACAAAAGCCATCTCTCCGGTGCGGAGGTCCCCAAGAAATTCCAGATCCCTCAACCGTTTTTCAAAAGCCCGTCGTCGTTGTTACCCGAGGGCGGAGTGATTCGCATTCCGCCGGGTGACGAAAATGTGCATTACGAAGCGGAGTTGGTCGTTGTTATCGGCAAACGGGCTAAAAACGTTCCCGTGGAAAAAGCGATGGACTATGTATTCGGCCTGACCTGCGGCAACGACGTCAGTGCCCGCACCTGGCAAAACGATGCCGAGACCAAAGACGTACAATGGTGGCGAGGTAAAGGAGCCGATACATTTGGTCCCTGCGGACCGTTCATCGTGCAGGGGTTGGATCCGAGCAATTTGAAAATGACTTTGCGGCTCAACGGCGAAGTCCGTCAGGAAGAAAGCACTAGCCAATTATTGCACGATGTGCCCAGCACGGTCAGTTTTATCAGCAAGCATGTCACGCTGTTGCCGGGCGACTTGATCTTCACGGGGACTCCCGGAAAAACCGACCGCATGAAATCGGGAGACGTCGTCGAAGTTGAAATCGAGGGGATCGGCATTTTGCGCAATACCGTGGCTAAAAAAGGGGAGCGGGTCAAAGGCGCAAAAGGCAAGAAGCGAAAACGCAAAAAGGATTAA
- a CDS encoding carbon-nitrogen hydrolase family protein — MPLMTKILAAVVQLQSTEEKSRNVDTAARLVTAAAQRGASFVALPELFNCIGRWEAVVAEAEPITGPTSRRMSELAANLGITLLAGSIAEQSEVAGKIYNTSLLFGPDGRQLACYRKRHLFDVDVPDRVTVRESEFVMPGEEIVGTQLPDFTLGQSICYDLRFPELFRALADRRADVIAVPAAFAFGTGCDHWEVLLRARAIENQAFVIAPNQHGRHTPTLQSYGRSMIVDPWGTVLATAADGESFALAELDFQRLQDIRRHLPALAHRRDGQ, encoded by the coding sequence ATGCCTCTTATGACTAAAATCCTTGCCGCTGTTGTGCAACTGCAGTCTACTGAAGAGAAGTCACGAAACGTCGATACAGCGGCGCGGCTTGTCACCGCAGCGGCACAGCGCGGCGCTTCGTTTGTAGCACTGCCGGAATTATTCAATTGCATCGGTCGCTGGGAAGCCGTCGTCGCTGAGGCGGAACCGATCACCGGGCCGACGAGTCGGCGGATGAGCGAATTGGCGGCGAACTTGGGCATTACGCTGCTAGCCGGCAGCATCGCGGAGCAATCCGAGGTTGCCGGGAAAATCTACAACACCAGTCTGCTGTTCGGCCCCGACGGCCGACAGTTGGCTTGCTATCGCAAACGGCATTTATTCGACGTCGACGTTCCGGACAGGGTGACTGTCCGCGAATCGGAGTTCGTCATGCCGGGCGAAGAGATTGTCGGTACACAATTGCCGGACTTCACGCTGGGACAATCGATTTGTTACGACCTCCGCTTTCCGGAACTGTTCCGCGCGTTGGCCGATCGGCGGGCGGACGTGATCGCCGTTCCGGCGGCATTTGCATTTGGAACTGGTTGCGACCACTGGGAGGTATTGCTCCGCGCACGCGCCATTGAAAACCAAGCCTTTGTCATTGCCCCCAATCAACATGGCCGACATACGCCGACGCTGCAGTCTTATGGGCGCTCGATGATCGTCGATCCCTGGGGAACGGTCTTAGCAACGGCGGCCGATGGCGAGTCGTTCGCGCTGGCCGAGCTTGATTTTCAGCGATTGCAAGACATCCGCCGCCATTTACCGGCACTCGCGCATCGTCGCGATGGTCAATGA
- a CDS encoding AMP-dependent synthetase/ligase, translated as MSEYNLGALHRRVAERLGPRTALRYKEYGRYRDYSYADYRSDADAFAAHLISLGIQAGDHIGLLSENRYEWLVTDIGILSAGAADVPMHAPLSPKQIEYQLSHSEARGVIVSNQLQADKVLEVAGDLPNLEFLISFDPLEPQTKLQYWTWDGFLQAGRNLGADGQYRVLSREGMVGSDSLATIIYTSGTTGNPKGVMLTHGNLQSNSEAMLESGASQAGDLSLSWLPYSHIYARTVDHYQAILAQMTVCIAESVETLVLNLAETQPSWMASVPRFYEKLWAMVGHLDAEVRSQQLQKIFGPRLRQLSSGGAPLPKHIAEGFIAAGISLMDGYGLTESSPVITFNRLDDNKTGTVGKAIPGVEIKIGDEGEILTRGPHVMKGYWKNPDATAETIVEGWLHTGDVGEIDDDGFLTITDRKKDLIITSGGKNISPTELETLLVSDVFIDQAVTYGDGRQFVSALLVPNFPQLEAKAAELGASLTADGDFLCEDALVAFYEERVARVMEAVSQPERVKRILVLARPFQLEENELTATLKVRRRFIIDKYRDQLDALYTAAVTNADQGD; from the coding sequence GTGAGCGAATACAATTTGGGGGCACTACACCGCCGTGTTGCTGAACGTTTGGGACCGCGCACGGCGCTACGATATAAAGAGTATGGTCGGTATCGCGACTATTCCTACGCCGACTACCGCAGCGACGCCGATGCGTTTGCCGCCCACTTGATTAGTCTGGGCATTCAAGCAGGCGATCATATTGGACTGCTCTCCGAGAATCGTTACGAATGGTTGGTCACCGATATCGGCATTCTCTCTGCCGGTGCCGCCGATGTGCCCATGCATGCGCCGTTGTCGCCTAAACAAATTGAATACCAATTGAGCCACAGCGAAGCGCGGGGCGTGATTGTCAGCAATCAACTCCAAGCCGATAAAGTCCTGGAAGTCGCCGGCGATCTGCCCAACCTGGAATTCTTAATCTCCTTTGATCCGCTAGAGCCGCAAACCAAATTGCAGTACTGGACTTGGGATGGCTTTCTGCAAGCAGGTCGAAACCTCGGTGCGGACGGGCAGTACCGCGTGCTCAGCCGCGAAGGGATGGTCGGTTCCGACAGCTTGGCGACGATCATCTATACCAGCGGCACAACCGGCAATCCCAAAGGGGTGATGCTGACCCACGGCAACCTGCAGTCCAATTCCGAAGCAATGCTCGAATCAGGGGCCTCACAAGCGGGGGACCTCTCGCTCAGTTGGCTGCCGTACAGCCATATTTATGCGCGGACGGTCGATCACTATCAGGCGATTCTAGCTCAGATGACGGTCTGCATTGCCGAGTCGGTCGAGACGTTGGTCCTTAATCTCGCAGAAACGCAACCGAGCTGGATGGCCTCAGTGCCACGGTTTTACGAAAAGCTGTGGGCCATGGTTGGTCACCTCGACGCGGAAGTACGCAGCCAACAATTGCAAAAAATCTTCGGCCCCCGGTTACGACAGCTCTCCTCTGGCGGCGCGCCGCTTCCTAAGCATATTGCTGAGGGATTCATCGCTGCGGGTATTTCGCTGATGGATGGTTACGGTTTGACCGAATCATCACCGGTGATTACTTTCAACCGATTGGATGACAATAAAACCGGCACCGTTGGCAAGGCAATCCCCGGCGTGGAAATCAAAATCGGCGACGAAGGCGAAATTCTCACCCGTGGCCCGCACGTGATGAAGGGGTACTGGAAAAACCCAGACGCCACCGCCGAAACCATTGTCGAGGGTTGGTTGCATACCGGCGATGTGGGCGAAATCGACGACGACGGTTTTCTCACAATCACTGACCGCAAGAAGGACCTGATCATCACCTCCGGCGGCAAAAACATTTCGCCCACGGAATTGGAAACGCTGTTGGTCAGCGACGTGTTTATCGACCAAGCTGTGACGTATGGCGACGGGCGGCAATTTGTGTCAGCGTTATTGGTTCCCAATTTCCCGCAACTCGAAGCCAAAGCGGCCGAATTGGGAGCCTCGTTAACCGCCGATGGCGATTTTCTTTGCGAGGACGCGCTCGTCGCGTTCTACGAGGAACGTGTTGCCCGCGTCATGGAGGCGGTCAGCCAACCGGAACGGGTCAAACGCATTTTAGTACTCGCCCGGCCGTTTCAACTGGAAGAGAATGAACTGACCGCCACGCTGAAGGTCCGCCGGCGATTCATCATAGACAAGTACCGTGACCAACTCGATGCGTTGTACACCGCGGCCGTTACAAACGCCGATCAGGGTGACTGA
- a CDS encoding sodium:solute symporter family transporter, whose protein sequence is MTGGLHWIDGVVVASYIALVLWLGWYYSRRQTDTGDYFTGNHAMPPLLIGISLFATLFSTISFLSTPGELINKGPVILTGMLAIPLSYIIVGYLLIPVYMRQRVTSAYELLETRLGLPARMLGAVMFVLLRLSWMSMLIYLASKAVLEMLDLSHDQLQVVAAATGAIAIIYASMGGLRAVVITDLLQFLLLFGGAVLVIVMATVKIGGTDWFPTSWNPAWDTQPLFSWDPYVRVTVFGTILHGVLWWVCTAGGDQTAIQRFMATRDASAARRSFLVNSIAGAAVSIVLALVGFSLLGFYQEFPAELPEGRTIAADADILFPRFISHELPVGLSGLVVCGMFAAAMSSIDSGVNSISAVVMTDFIDRFRRHPVSEEHRLRIARWLAFGIGVAVVMASAHLDHVPGNFLEKTKRTIGLFVAPMFSLFFMAVFVRFATAWGAIVGAACGFLAAAIVAYWNFGVDYFSQLSAAPDTSVIASEPISYQWIFPVSLAASIVCGCIASVLIRLFRHDIAS, encoded by the coding sequence ATGACCGGCGGCCTGCACTGGATCGACGGAGTCGTTGTCGCGAGTTACATCGCGTTGGTGCTCTGGCTGGGGTGGTACTACAGCCGCCGACAAACCGATACCGGAGACTACTTCACCGGCAATCACGCCATGCCGCCGTTGCTGATCGGCATTTCCCTCTTCGCGACACTGTTCAGCACGATTAGTTTTCTCTCCACCCCGGGCGAACTGATCAACAAAGGCCCCGTCATTTTGACCGGCATGCTGGCGATACCGCTCTCCTATATTATCGTCGGCTATCTGCTCATTCCCGTCTATATGCGGCAACGCGTCACCAGCGCTTATGAGCTGTTGGAAACGCGACTGGGCCTGCCGGCGCGGATGTTGGGAGCCGTAATGTTCGTGCTCTTGCGGCTGTCTTGGATGTCGATGTTGATCTACCTCGCCTCCAAAGCCGTACTGGAAATGTTGGACCTGTCGCATGACCAACTCCAAGTCGTGGCCGCCGCCACTGGTGCGATTGCCATTATCTACGCCTCGATGGGAGGTCTACGAGCGGTCGTGATTACCGACCTTCTGCAATTTCTGCTCCTGTTTGGTGGAGCAGTGTTGGTGATCGTGATGGCCACGGTCAAGATTGGCGGCACCGACTGGTTTCCCACCTCGTGGAATCCCGCTTGGGACACGCAGCCACTGTTCAGTTGGGATCCGTATGTGCGGGTCACTGTGTTCGGCACAATTTTGCATGGCGTGTTGTGGTGGGTCTGTACAGCGGGAGGAGACCAAACGGCGATTCAACGGTTCATGGCCACCCGCGATGCCAGCGCGGCCCGTCGTTCATTTTTAGTCAATTCGATTGCCGGAGCGGCCGTCAGCATCGTGTTGGCGCTTGTGGGATTTTCGTTGCTGGGCTTTTATCAAGAATTTCCAGCGGAACTTCCTGAGGGGAGAACGATCGCCGCCGATGCCGATATTCTGTTCCCGCGCTTCATCTCTCACGAACTGCCGGTGGGACTGTCCGGTTTGGTCGTGTGCGGAATGTTCGCCGCGGCGATGTCGAGTATCGATTCCGGCGTGAACTCGATCAGTGCGGTGGTGATGACCGATTTCATCGATCGTTTCCGCCGTCATCCCGTTTCAGAAGAACATCGTTTGCGAATCGCGCGCTGGCTGGCCTTTGGGATCGGTGTCGCTGTGGTCATGGCCAGTGCGCACCTGGATCATGTACCCGGCAATTTTTTAGAAAAGACAAAGCGCACGATCGGGTTGTTCGTTGCGCCGATGTTTTCGCTGTTTTTCATGGCGGTCTTTGTTCGCTTCGCCACCGCCTGGGGTGCGATTGTTGGGGCTGCGTGCGGATTTTTAGCTGCGGCAATTGTGGCGTATTGGAACTTTGGTGTCGATTATTTCAGCCAACTCTCCGCAGCGCCGGATACCTCCGTGATTGCATCCGAACCGATTAGCTATCAATGGATTTTTCCCGTTTCACTCGCGGCGTCCATTGTGTGCGGTTGCATTGCCAGCGTGTTGATTCGCCTATTCCGCCACGACATCGCCAGCTGA
- a CDS encoding winged helix-turn-helix domain-containing protein, which translates to MPTTPLERMKVDLCSQIEEMIASLSHAENSVKQGDFNVSAEILESVSQRINAAAQAARNSGEEAHQTTWIHFKRPILEVLVREGGTAMNWQVFQYLEEHLRLTAGDKQQHVDETRETEWQHECRIAGKTMREEPLNYIEPVTVPGVWTITESGREHLEELRRADGLAMQ; encoded by the coding sequence ATGCCAACCACACCACTGGAACGTATGAAAGTCGATCTTTGCTCGCAAATCGAAGAGATGATTGCTTCATTGAGTCATGCCGAGAACTCCGTCAAGCAAGGCGATTTCAACGTCTCGGCGGAGATTCTCGAGTCGGTGTCGCAGCGCATCAATGCCGCCGCCCAGGCAGCGCGGAACTCCGGAGAGGAAGCGCACCAAACGACTTGGATTCACTTCAAACGGCCGATCTTGGAGGTGTTGGTTCGAGAGGGAGGGACCGCTATGAATTGGCAGGTGTTTCAGTATCTAGAAGAACATCTGCGACTCACGGCTGGTGACAAACAGCAGCATGTTGATGAGACGCGCGAAACCGAATGGCAGCATGAATGCCGCATTGCCGGCAAAACCATGCGGGAAGAACCGCTGAATTATATTGAGCCGGTGACGGTTCCCGGAGTTTGGACGATCACCGAATCGGGCCGCGAACATCTCGAAGAATTACGCCGCGCCGACGGCTTGGCAATGCAATGA
- a CDS encoding acetyl-CoA C-acyltransferase — translation MQQAVVIDAVRTPVGRASADQGYYRDVRAEDLSADIIKALVERTGIDRNLIEDVKWGCVQQQGEQAFDIGRIAALMADLPIETGGVTINRNCASSLQAINDCAMSIRSECEDIQIAGGVEHMDHVGMNDGYNPCPGLFRKYTEAMMNMGMTAEYMASKYRISREKQDAYACRSHELAAKATDSGQFESEIIPTWGRDSDGRKVLLNGDQCIRRETNLEALAALRPVFNPAGGSVTAGNSSPTNVGSVAMLIMSEQKAQELGLKPMAKIRAMAVAGVDPVEMGIGPVPAVHKVLKRAGLTLDDIDAIELNEAFAVQVLSCLKMLGIDETKVNTRGGAVAIGHPLGASGARIATTLLHRMRDEGAKYGIATMCVGQGQGVATVFEAMDN, via the coding sequence ATGCAACAGGCAGTCGTCATCGATGCTGTGCGGACTCCCGTGGGACGGGCCTCTGCAGACCAAGGATATTATCGGGATGTCCGTGCCGAAGATCTGTCGGCAGACATCATCAAGGCCCTCGTTGAGCGGACCGGTATCGATCGCAATCTGATCGAGGATGTCAAATGGGGATGCGTACAACAACAGGGCGAACAAGCTTTCGATATCGGCCGCATTGCCGCACTGATGGCCGATTTGCCGATCGAAACCGGCGGCGTCACCATCAACCGCAACTGCGCTTCGAGTCTGCAAGCGATCAACGATTGTGCAATGAGCATTCGCAGTGAATGCGAAGACATTCAAATCGCCGGCGGCGTGGAACATATGGACCACGTTGGTATGAACGACGGTTACAATCCCTGTCCGGGACTGTTTCGCAAATACACCGAAGCTATGATGAACATGGGCATGACCGCCGAATACATGGCTTCGAAGTATCGCATCTCGCGGGAAAAACAGGACGCCTATGCGTGCCGCAGTCATGAATTGGCGGCAAAGGCTACCGACAGCGGCCAGTTTGAAAGCGAGATCATTCCCACCTGGGGCCGCGACAGCGATGGACGCAAGGTGTTGCTCAACGGCGATCAATGCATTCGCCGAGAAACCAACCTCGAGGCACTCGCCGCCCTCCGCCCGGTCTTCAATCCCGCCGGCGGTTCGGTGACTGCGGGGAACAGCTCTCCCACCAACGTGGGCTCAGTGGCGATGCTGATTATGTCGGAACAAAAAGCTCAAGAATTGGGGCTGAAACCGATGGCCAAAATTCGTGCGATGGCCGTGGCGGGTGTCGATCCGGTCGAAATGGGAATCGGACCGGTTCCGGCAGTCCACAAGGTCCTGAAACGCGCGGGTTTGACGTTGGATGATATCGACGCCATCGAACTCAACGAAGCCTTTGCCGTGCAAGTGTTGTCCTGCTTGAAAATGCTGGGCATCGACGAAACCAAGGTCAATACCCGCGGCGGAGCCGTCGCCATCGGCCATCCGCTCGGTGCCAGCGGCGCCCGTATTGCCACCACGTTGCTGCACCGCATGCGTGACGAAGGTGCGAAATACGGAATCGCGACCATGTGTGTCGGGCAAGGGCAGGGGGTTGCAACGGTGTTTGAAGCGATGGACAACTAA
- a CDS encoding 3-hydroxyacyl-CoA dehydrogenase NAD-binding domain-containing protein, with protein MANVFELTELDGKIALLTFDAPGKKVNTFGQPVLAELTEIVTQLEAREDLQGLLLKSGKPGQFIAGADLTELGALMHATPEQLGESMKVGHALFSRISKLPFPTVALIDGNCMGGGTEITLSMDYRIAADTPKTKIGLPEVNVGIIPGWGGTQRLPRLIGLNPALDMICSGNPITGKKAAELGFAFDAVPPEHLIDEGRRLIAYARESDDWRKRRTELALPLGLSEDQLHFSQATAEGYIMGKTKGQYPAPIVAIRAIMKGANLPLDEALKVEQEASLEVVGSEISTNLIAIFFMNTRLARDPGVADTSIVPRDVNRVAVFGSGLMGAGIATSHARVGIRSLMLDVDDDRIADGMKRARKVVEGRIKIGRATYDDLANMLSCLDTSTDKSHVDDCDVVVEAITEREEVKTALYKELAGLMRDDAILASNTSTISITRMGKSAPHPERFVGMHFFFPVDRMQLVEVIRGDDTSDETIATIVALSKRIKKTPIVVGDCPGFLVNRVLLPYMNEALQLLLEGASMDAIDKAALRFGMPMGPIALQDVVGLDTSYYAGMTMVNAYSDRAILTPLLKDLVEAGRMGKKSGSGFRKYTGKKGKPEPDAEFTPFLEKNRVDNREISQEEITQRLFLPMFLESTRVLEENIVREPGDVDMGLILGIGFPAFRGGILRWADSVGADQILKDLEPYTQLGKRFEPTDMLKQLASSGKKIYE; from the coding sequence ATGGCTAATGTTTTTGAACTGACTGAACTGGACGGCAAGATTGCCTTGCTGACATTTGACGCGCCGGGCAAAAAGGTCAACACGTTCGGGCAGCCTGTGTTGGCGGAATTGACCGAGATCGTCACTCAGCTCGAGGCCCGCGAAGATCTGCAAGGACTGCTCCTCAAAAGCGGCAAGCCGGGGCAATTCATTGCCGGCGCCGACCTCACCGAACTCGGCGCACTGATGCATGCCACACCGGAACAACTCGGCGAGAGCATGAAGGTCGGCCACGCGTTGTTCAGCCGCATTAGCAAGCTGCCGTTCCCGACCGTCGCGCTCATCGACGGCAATTGCATGGGAGGCGGCACGGAAATCACGTTGTCGATGGACTACCGCATCGCTGCCGATACGCCCAAGACAAAAATTGGCTTGCCGGAAGTCAATGTGGGAATCATTCCCGGTTGGGGCGGCACACAGCGGTTGCCGCGACTGATTGGATTGAATCCCGCGCTGGATATGATTTGCTCCGGCAATCCGATCACTGGGAAAAAAGCGGCGGAGCTTGGTTTCGCGTTCGATGCGGTGCCGCCCGAACACCTGATCGACGAAGGCCGGCGTTTGATTGCTTACGCCCGTGAATCCGATGATTGGCGAAAGCGCCGCACGGAGCTAGCACTGCCGCTGGGACTCTCGGAGGATCAATTGCACTTTTCGCAAGCGACCGCCGAAGGCTACATCATGGGCAAGACCAAAGGCCAATACCCGGCGCCGATCGTAGCCATTCGGGCGATCATGAAAGGGGCCAACTTGCCGCTCGACGAAGCCTTAAAGGTCGAGCAAGAAGCGTCGTTGGAAGTGGTCGGCAGCGAAATTTCGACCAATCTGATTGCCATTTTCTTCATGAATACCCGATTGGCCCGCGATCCCGGTGTGGCCGACACCAGTATCGTTCCCCGCGACGTGAATCGAGTCGCCGTTTTCGGATCGGGCTTAATGGGAGCGGGAATTGCCACGTCCCACGCCCGCGTGGGCATTCGCTCACTGATGTTGGACGTCGACGACGACCGCATTGCCGATGGCATGAAACGAGCCCGCAAGGTTGTCGAAGGCCGCATTAAAATCGGCCGTGCGACTTACGACGATCTGGCCAACATGTTGAGTTGCCTGGATACGTCGACCGACAAATCACACGTCGATGATTGCGATGTCGTGGTCGAAGCGATCACCGAACGCGAAGAAGTCAAAACGGCGTTGTACAAAGAACTCGCCGGCCTAATGCGCGACGATGCGATCCTGGCCAGTAACACGTCCACGATTTCCATCACCCGCATGGGCAAATCGGCTCCGCACCCCGAACGATTCGTGGGCATGCACTTCTTCTTTCCCGTCGATCGCATGCAACTGGTCGAGGTCATTCGTGGTGATGATACGAGCGATGAAACAATTGCCACTATCGTCGCCCTCTCGAAACGGATTAAGAAAACGCCGATTGTGGTCGGCGACTGCCCCGGATTTTTGGTCAACCGCGTGTTGCTTCCCTATATGAACGAAGCTTTGCAGTTGTTGCTCGAAGGGGCTTCGATGGACGCGATCGACAAAGCCGCACTGAGGTTCGGCATGCCGATGGGACCGATCGCTCTGCAGGACGTTGTTGGATTGGATACGTCCTATTACGCCGGCATGACGATGGTCAATGCCTACTCCGATCGCGCGATCCTCACCCCGCTGCTCAAAGACTTGGTCGAAGCCGGGCGGATGGGTAAAAAGTCGGGCAGTGGATTTCGCAAGTACACCGGCAAAAAAGGCAAACCGGAACCGGATGCCGAATTCACGCCGTTTCTGGAGAAAAATCGTGTCGACAATCGCGAGATCTCACAAGAAGAAATCACGCAACGGTTGTTCTTGCCCATGTTCCTGGAATCGACGCGGGTGTTGGAAGAAAACATCGTTCGCGAACCGGGCGACGTTGATATGGGCTTGATTCTGGGGATCGGTTTCCCCGCTTTCCGCGGCGGCATCTTGCGTTGGGCCGATTCCGTCGGAGCGGACCAAATCCTCAAAGACTTGGAACCGTATACGCAACTCGGCAAACGCTTTGAGCCAACCGACATGCTCAAGCAGCTAGCAAGCAGCGGCAAGAAGATCTACGAATAA
- a CDS encoding SGNH/GDSL hydrolase family protein: protein MRRVMLGLTGLVVLSLLGGTVIAAEPTARIVTLGDSITKGVRTGVKQQETFAALLQAVLQEQGRDVEVTNVGIGGERTDQALKRLDKIIALKPGIVTVMYGTNDSYVDKGKTQSRITVDEYRENLMQIVKRLRKAGIQPVLMTEPRWGKTAGPNGVGEHPNLRLEKYVAACRKVAKKMEVPLVDHFQIWTDAETAGTTIGDWTTDQCHPNPEGHRHLNQAIVPVILTTLPADK, encoded by the coding sequence ATGCGGCGAGTGATGTTGGGTCTAACGGGATTGGTCGTGCTCTCACTGCTAGGCGGCACAGTGATCGCTGCTGAGCCGACCGCGCGGATTGTGACATTGGGGGATTCGATCACCAAAGGCGTTCGCACCGGTGTGAAGCAGCAAGAGACATTCGCCGCCTTGCTGCAAGCTGTGCTGCAAGAGCAGGGACGCGACGTCGAAGTTACCAATGTCGGCATCGGCGGTGAACGGACTGACCAGGCGCTGAAGCGGTTGGACAAAATCATTGCTCTCAAGCCGGGGATTGTCACCGTGATGTACGGGACGAATGACAGTTACGTCGACAAGGGCAAGACGCAATCGCGGATTACTGTCGACGAGTATCGCGAAAACCTCATGCAGATCGTCAAACGACTCCGCAAGGCGGGAATCCAACCGGTCTTGATGACTGAACCACGATGGGGCAAAACAGCCGGACCGAACGGTGTGGGCGAACATCCGAATTTACGCCTCGAAAAATACGTGGCAGCCTGCCGCAAAGTCGCCAAGAAAATGGAGGTTCCGCTCGTGGATCATTTTCAAATCTGGACCGACGCCGAAACCGCCGGCACAACCATCGGCGATTGGACAACCGACCAGTGCCATCCCAACCCGGAAGGGCACCGCCACCTGAATCAAGCCATTGTGCCGGTCATCTTGACGACATTGCCAGCGGACAAGTGA